One genomic region from Chthonomonas calidirosea T49 encodes:
- a CDS encoding helicase-related protein: MDNLRLEEGQILTGSLFKEPMRVVTARATGSDVWEVGLVGTQSEQFRLVSLTQRDLENLTIEGTKPTYRGDGHLLRLGLQAYSLGIAYEYDPYFGLSITRVDPLPHQLEAVYEYLLKLPRVRFLLADDAGAGKTIMAGLLIRELELRGLVERILIVCPANLTFQWQRELKEKFDQTFIVLKGSNIRYQYGINQWLEQNRVITSLDLAKREEILKGLRQVHWDLVVVDEAHRMSATDSDHKTDRYKLGELLRDTSDHLLLLTATPHKGDPENFRLFLQLLDADVYADVRSVRAAMERGRAPFYLRRTKEAMVYFPESRQDGTGTWEAKKIFTKRIPYTVQFEIEGQEDELYHAVTRFVKQQSKKAASLDRDPRARAVGFLMSLYQRRLASSTYAMRRSLENRVRRLEEGLERAQALFGQAPPDLPDPDEQQEMEESERERFEEMLQGFTLASNAEQIQEEIQELKCLASQAKAVEDSGTEAKLSKLKQLLDEEGFFKDPEKRLIIFTEFKDTLDYLMEQLQSWNFRVGCIHGGMPPGSRDEPGTRLYAEQQFREGAIQVLVATEAAGEGINLQVCNTLFNYDIPWNPNRLEQRMGRIHRYGQRKDCLIFNFVATNTIEGRVLKRLLEKLQEIRNALDDDAVFNVVGEILPAAHVERVLRDYYAERIGPEDLADRLLQDVDERHFREICQNALEGLAVKKLNLEMLKERRAQAKERRLVPETIARFIQEAAQIEPRFPLKPVTHLPYTFDPGSTPPGLHRYERDPDWKLPALANKYPRFSTDRETADTKNLEWVTPGHPLFEALRRNAYTRALKEFRTGATFYSLQHNAPARIDFYRARVVDGLGQIVHERLFAVEISTDREPRLREPQILGNFTPAEPPDPLPAIANAPEETEWLYEHVLKSFLEETSKERRAEVDRIEEHVELSFKALIQRADMDVGQAQDAAERGEPGASGRLTMAWNRQTELIERRNRRQDELKQQRALSIQGVERLASVLVLPHPDRAAPEVQRLLANPETEAIAMEVVMAYERAQGREVEDVHEQNLGYDIKSLDRNSGELRLIEIKGLAGATGTILLTPNERRVAEDRRDCYWLYIVTNCATEPKLQEPIKDPARLNWHEVTKVAHYSLSVDALTQPMQVRESSTPYGEEEQD, encoded by the coding sequence ATGGACAATCTGCGTTTGGAGGAGGGACAGATCCTCACCGGCTCGCTCTTCAAAGAGCCCATGCGGGTAGTGACCGCCCGCGCGACAGGATCCGACGTCTGGGAGGTCGGACTGGTTGGCACGCAGTCCGAGCAGTTCCGCTTGGTGTCCCTTACTCAGCGCGACCTCGAAAACCTCACCATTGAGGGCACAAAGCCCACGTATCGAGGAGATGGCCACCTCCTTCGCCTCGGTCTACAAGCGTACTCCTTAGGAATCGCCTACGAGTACGATCCCTATTTCGGCCTCTCTATCACTCGGGTAGACCCGTTGCCGCATCAGCTCGAGGCCGTCTACGAATACCTCCTCAAGCTGCCCAGAGTTCGGTTCTTGCTCGCCGACGACGCCGGCGCCGGCAAGACCATTATGGCCGGTCTCTTGATTCGAGAACTCGAACTGCGTGGCCTTGTCGAGCGCATCCTCATCGTCTGCCCCGCCAACCTCACCTTCCAATGGCAGCGCGAGCTCAAGGAGAAGTTCGACCAGACGTTCATCGTCCTCAAGGGCAGCAACATCCGCTACCAGTACGGGATTAACCAGTGGCTGGAGCAGAATCGAGTCATCACCTCGCTCGACCTTGCCAAGCGAGAAGAGATCCTCAAAGGGTTGCGGCAAGTCCATTGGGATCTGGTGGTGGTAGACGAAGCCCATCGCATGAGCGCCACCGACTCCGATCACAAGACCGATCGTTACAAGCTGGGCGAGCTGTTACGCGACACGTCGGATCACCTGCTTTTGCTGACGGCAACGCCGCACAAGGGCGACCCGGAGAACTTTAGACTCTTCCTTCAGCTTCTCGACGCAGATGTCTACGCGGATGTCAGGTCCGTCCGAGCCGCCATGGAGCGTGGTCGCGCACCCTTCTACCTCCGTCGCACCAAAGAGGCGATGGTCTACTTTCCTGAGTCCCGCCAAGACGGCACAGGCACATGGGAAGCAAAGAAGATCTTCACGAAGCGCATCCCCTACACGGTGCAGTTCGAGATCGAAGGGCAGGAGGACGAGCTCTACCACGCCGTCACCCGCTTCGTGAAACAGCAGAGCAAAAAGGCGGCAAGCCTGGACAGGGATCCACGCGCTCGGGCGGTGGGCTTTTTGATGTCCCTCTACCAACGGCGGCTGGCCTCGAGCACCTACGCGATGCGGCGCTCCCTCGAGAACCGCGTGAGACGTCTTGAAGAGGGCTTGGAGAGAGCGCAGGCTCTTTTCGGTCAGGCTCCCCCAGATCTTCCCGACCCAGACGAGCAGCAGGAGATGGAGGAGAGCGAGCGCGAGCGCTTCGAGGAGATGCTGCAGGGCTTCACCCTCGCGAGCAATGCCGAGCAAATCCAGGAAGAGATCCAGGAGCTCAAGTGCCTCGCAAGTCAAGCCAAGGCGGTCGAGGACTCCGGCACCGAAGCCAAACTCTCTAAGCTCAAGCAGCTTCTCGACGAGGAAGGCTTCTTTAAGGATCCCGAAAAGCGTCTCATCATTTTCACGGAGTTCAAGGACACGCTCGATTACCTAATGGAACAGCTGCAGTCTTGGAACTTTCGTGTCGGCTGCATTCATGGGGGCATGCCGCCGGGCTCGCGAGACGAGCCGGGGACGCGCCTCTATGCCGAGCAGCAGTTTCGAGAGGGCGCCATTCAGGTGCTCGTCGCCACCGAAGCGGCCGGTGAGGGCATTAACCTGCAGGTCTGCAATACGCTCTTCAACTACGACATCCCATGGAACCCGAACCGCCTTGAGCAGCGCATGGGCCGCATCCATCGCTACGGTCAGCGCAAAGACTGCCTTATCTTTAACTTCGTGGCCACAAACACCATCGAGGGTCGCGTGTTGAAGCGGCTTCTGGAGAAGCTCCAGGAGATCCGTAACGCGCTCGACGACGACGCCGTCTTCAACGTGGTTGGAGAGATCCTGCCTGCAGCGCACGTGGAGCGGGTGCTGCGCGACTACTACGCCGAGCGTATAGGCCCTGAAGACCTCGCAGATCGCCTCCTCCAGGATGTGGACGAACGTCATTTCCGCGAGATCTGCCAAAACGCTCTCGAAGGGCTAGCCGTGAAGAAACTCAACCTAGAGATGCTGAAAGAGCGCCGAGCGCAGGCCAAAGAGCGACGCCTGGTGCCCGAGACCATCGCGCGATTCATTCAGGAGGCGGCTCAGATCGAGCCAAGATTCCCCCTCAAACCCGTTACCCACCTTCCCTACACCTTTGACCCGGGCAGCACTCCGCCGGGGCTGCACCGCTATGAGCGCGATCCGGATTGGAAACTTCCCGCCCTGGCCAACAAGTACCCTCGCTTCTCTACCGACAGGGAGACGGCCGACACGAAAAACTTGGAGTGGGTGACGCCTGGCCATCCGCTTTTCGAGGCGCTTCGGCGGAACGCCTATACGCGGGCCCTCAAAGAGTTCAGAACGGGAGCGACCTTCTACTCCCTGCAGCATAACGCGCCTGCCCGGATCGACTTTTACCGAGCCCGTGTGGTAGACGGGCTTGGGCAGATTGTCCACGAGCGTCTTTTCGCGGTGGAGATCTCAACCGACCGGGAGCCGCGCCTCCGAGAGCCCCAAATACTTGGGAACTTCACGCCGGCGGAGCCGCCGGACCCGCTGCCAGCGATCGCGAACGCTCCCGAAGAGACAGAATGGCTTTACGAGCATGTGCTGAAGTCCTTCCTCGAAGAGACCAGCAAGGAGCGACGCGCGGAAGTCGACCGGATTGAAGAGCATGTCGAACTCTCGTTCAAGGCGCTTATTCAACGGGCGGATATGGACGTTGGTCAGGCACAGGATGCTGCAGAACGCGGCGAGCCGGGAGCGTCAGGCCGCCTTACCATGGCATGGAACCGGCAGACGGAGCTGATTGAGCGTCGGAACCGCCGTCAGGATGAGCTAAAACAGCAGCGTGCTCTCTCCATCCAAGGGGTTGAACGGCTCGCCAGCGTACTGGTGCTGCCGCATCCCGATCGCGCCGCGCCCGAGGTGCAGCGGCTCCTGGCGAATCCGGAGACCGAGGCCATCGCCATGGAAGTCGTCATGGCGTATGAACGCGCTCAAGGTCGGGAGGTTGAAGACGTCCATGAGCAGAACCTCGGCTATGACATCAAAAGCCTTGATCGGAACTCCGGCGAGTTGCGGCTCATCGAGATCAAGGGATTGGCCGGCGCCACCGGGACGATCCTGCTCACTCCCAACGAACGCCGCGTCGCCGAAGACCGGCGCGACTGTTACTGGCTCTACATTGTCACGAACTGCGCCACAGAGCCCAAGCTTCAGGAGCCGATCAAAGACCCTGCTCGCCTCAACTGGCACGAGGTCACGAAGGTGGCGCACTACTCTCTTTCGGTGGATGCGCTCACCCAGCCGATGCAGGTGCGAGAGAGTTCGACGCCCTATGGAGAGGAGGAACAAGACTAA
- a CDS encoding ATPase domain-containing protein — MPRIEDIAEKGHELIPVPSLPWLGRAIAPGFTRGGVYLLAGEPGIGKTTLAMQVLGDFAMQGIRVLFLTTEQGLGDLKRAILRIHGDANGDLPQPIRENFFLDDSIDDIDALPRFLARRVLTEGEPYHDVQAIVVDSVQGRGLASTASQKYRALYEFAENAKAQGLVSILIGHVTKKGQIAGPKDLEHNVDCIMYIRRAFRLRPFFVPKNRFGPAVLDPLVLMMDNRGRLVESPHRAAKSAAVFGYAGIGEDLAEGQASVTLPRYGSRPELNAPFLPSKKVKQLLSVLSTIKEVDLTDLSYEINCYVPRQQRYREELDLPIAVALLSSYLQRPVPEAALFVGELDLTRRIRRPENKYLAALAKLLTDPQKGRIKRLYIAEECASELGKLRPNKDEPPVAESVEIVPVSDLERLLKTLWPDLFVED, encoded by the coding sequence ATGCCGAGAATTGAAGATATTGCAGAGAAGGGACATGAACTTATCCCCGTTCCATCGCTACCTTGGTTGGGCCGCGCGATCGCTCCCGGTTTCACTCGTGGGGGTGTCTACCTTCTGGCAGGAGAACCTGGCATCGGCAAGACGACACTGGCCATGCAGGTGCTCGGCGATTTTGCGATGCAGGGCATCCGGGTGCTCTTCCTAACCACCGAACAAGGCCTCGGTGACCTTAAACGCGCCATTCTACGTATTCACGGAGACGCAAACGGCGATCTGCCGCAGCCGATACGAGAGAACTTCTTTCTTGATGACTCGATCGACGACATCGACGCGCTTCCGCGATTTCTCGCCAGACGGGTGCTCACGGAGGGCGAGCCCTATCACGACGTTCAGGCCATTGTTGTGGACTCGGTGCAAGGCAGGGGGTTGGCGTCAACAGCTTCTCAAAAATATCGGGCGCTTTATGAATTCGCCGAAAATGCCAAGGCGCAGGGTCTGGTCTCGATCCTGATCGGGCACGTTACCAAAAAGGGGCAGATCGCCGGCCCCAAAGATCTTGAGCACAACGTTGATTGCATCATGTACATTCGACGAGCGTTCCGTCTTCGCCCCTTCTTCGTGCCCAAAAACCGATTTGGGCCGGCCGTTCTCGATCCGCTCGTTCTCATGATGGACAACCGCGGTCGGCTCGTAGAATCCCCCCATCGAGCGGCGAAAAGCGCCGCCGTGTTCGGCTATGCGGGCATCGGAGAGGATTTGGCCGAAGGTCAAGCCTCTGTGACTCTTCCGCGCTACGGGTCTCGACCGGAGCTCAACGCGCCGTTCTTGCCGTCGAAGAAGGTCAAGCAGCTCCTCAGCGTTCTCAGCACCATAAAGGAGGTCGATCTAACCGATCTCTCTTATGAGATCAACTGCTACGTGCCCCGTCAGCAGCGCTACCGGGAGGAGCTGGATCTGCCGATAGCGGTCGCCCTGCTGAGTTCCTACCTGCAACGCCCCGTGCCGGAGGCCGCGCTGTTTGTTGGGGAGCTGGATCTCACGCGCCGGATCCGTCGGCCCGAAAACAAGTATCTCGCCGCCCTGGCCAAGCTCTTGACCGACCCGCAAAAGGGAAGGATCAAGAGGCTCTATATCGCGGAAGAGTGCGCTAGTGAGCTGGGTAAATTGCGGCCGAACAAAGACGAACCACCGGTCGCCGAATCGGTCGAGATCGTCCCCGTTTCCGACCTGGAGCGCCTGCTGAAGACGCTCTGGCCAGACCTTTTTGTGGAGGATTGA